ATAAGGGTGCCTCCCCCGGAATAGCGGGGTCCCGTGCCTGGTTCCGCCACCGATCTTACGGCTTCCGTGTTCGACGGAGCCCGGCCATCTAAAATATCGGTGACCGATGCAATTGCACTATCGCGGTGGTAACCGGGGAAACCATGAACCCCCAGGCCTGCGGTGTGGCTGAGCAACTGGGCGGTTGTAATTTTCTTGCCATGGGACACAGTATCATAAGGGAATTTCCAGTTGCCCAGGTACTGGTTGATGTCCTGGTAAAGATCCAGCTTTCCCTGCTGCGCTAATTGCAAGATGCCAACGGCGTTTAGTGACTTACTGATCGATCCGGGTTCAAACATGGTACTGGTAGTTACTTTCCTGCCTTCTTTTTTGTCAGCAAAACCATACCCTTTGGCCCACACAATCTGGTAATTGTCGATAACGGCGACACTTAATCCCTGCACATTGTAGTGCTTCATTCTTTCGGTAAGGCTATATAGTTTACCGTCGATAATCAGGTTGCCCGATACGTTGGCTTCCACCCGGGAGATCTGTTCGTTTACGGCTTTGGAGTAATGCTGCTGTGCGGTGACTGCCGTAAGCCAATGGCACAAAAGGACTGCTAAACTGATTTTTTTCATAGTTAGCAAACCTATTTGTTCTTCTGCTGGTGTAGCCAGAAAGAGTGTAAAAAGTTTTGTAAAACAATGTAAACACTATGTAAAACGGGTTTACATTGGCCATTCATGCCTGGCTTAACCAGTAAGCGGGATGCTCTATCCAGCTAACTAAACACAAAAGCAAGCCTTACAGACTTGCTTTTAAAAAAGTGAACCGGATTGGATTCGAACCAATGACCTTCCCGCTCAAAAGCGGGATGTTCTATCCAGCTAACGAAATAAAAAAAGCAAGCCTTACAGACTTGCTTTTAAAAAAGTGAACCGGATTGGATTCGATTCAAATCAATGACCTTCCCGCTCAAAAGCGGGATGCTCTATCCGGCTAACTAAATAAAAAAAAGCAAGCCTTACAGACTTGCTTTTAGAAAAGTGAACCGGATTGGATTCGATTCAAATCAATGACCTTCCCGCTCAAAAGCGGGATGCTCTATCCAGCTAACGAAATAAAAAAAGCAAGCCTTACAGACTTGCTTTTAGAAAAGTGAACCGGATTGGATTCGAATCAATGACCTTCCCGCTCAAAAGCGGGATGCTCTATCCAGCTAACGAAATAAAAAAAGCAAGCCTTACAGACTTGCTTTTAGAAAAGTGAACCGGATTGGATTCGAACCAATGACCTGCTGCTTAGAAGGCAGCTGCTCTATCCAGCTGAGCTACCGGTCCAACATGTTTGTTGTCAAGATTAAGCACCCTCAGCTTGGGAAGCTGCCGCTCATTCTCCCCAATAATCCCTAACTTACCCCACAGATAAATTATTTTTTTATTGGGAGTGCAAATTTATATAATTTTCCATCAATAAATCAAATATTCCGTTGTTTCAAAGCTAATTAAATGGATGTAAAGATTGAAAGCAGTTGGAAAGAGGCACTTAAAGACGAATTCCAAAAATCCTATTTTGAGCAGATCGTCATGTCCCTCAAGCATGAAAAGGCCTCCGGAAAGACCATATACCCCCCCGGTAACCTGATCTTTAATGCGTTCGATAAAACACCCTTTGATAAGGTAAAGGTAGTGATATTAGGTCAGGATCCTTATCACGGCCCGGGCCAGGCCCATGGCCTTTGTTTCTCCGTACAGAAAGGCGTTAAACCACCGCCTTCCCTGGTTAATATCTACAAGGAAATGAATACGGACCTGGGCATTCCCATTGCCGATACCGGCGATCTCACGCCTTGGGCAGAAAACGGCGTCCTGTTGCTGAATGCCATGTTGACAGTGAGGGCAGGGGAGCCCGCTTCCCACAGTAAAATAGGTTGGGAGAATTTTACAGATGCCGTGATAAAAAGGCTCTCCGATACAAAAGAAGGCCTTGTTTTTCTGCTTTGGGGCAAATTTGCACAGGATAAACAGGTTTTGATAGACGCTACCAGGCATTATATCTTAAAAGCGGCCCATCCCTCACCATTTAGTGTAGATAAAGGTTTTTACGGATGCCGCCACTTTTCCAAAACAAATGAGATTCTTGTGAAGCAGGGAAAAGAACCGGTTAACTGGCAACTATAACTATGATAAAATTGTTCAGAAACATCGTTGGTCGTGTTTTTGCAGTTTACGGACTGTTACTCTTCGTGATCACCATGTTGATTGTACTTATCCCTATCTGGATCTTCTCCTTTTTACCCGATCCTGCTAAGACACGCAACTTCCTGATATTAGGCCGGATATGGATGAAAGTTTATATGACCCTCATCTTTTGCCCTGTTTTCCGCAAAGGCAAGCAGTATTTTGAAAAAGGAAAGGTCTACGTAGTGGTATGCAACCACAATTCTTTTGTGGATGTACTGGTAGCCACACCCGGCATTCCCGGTACCAATAAAACCCTGGCTAAACATGATCTGGTGAATGTGCCAATCTTTGGTATGATGTACAAGATCGGGGGCATTATAGTGAACCGCAACGATGATCTAAGCCGCAAACAGAGCTTTGAACATATGCGGAACGCCTTGAAAATGGGTATGCACATGGCTTTATTCCCTGAAGGTACCCGTAACCGCACACCCTTCCCGTTAAAGCGGTTTTATGATGGGGCGTTTGCGCTGGCTATTGAAACCCAAACGCCCATTATTCCGTCCTTAATTTTTCATACCCGCAAAATACTGGTGCCCGATAAATTCTTTTTCGCTTTA
This DNA window, taken from Chitinophaga niabensis, encodes the following:
- a CDS encoding lysophospholipid acyltransferase family protein — translated: MIKLFRNIVGRVFAVYGLLLFVITMLIVLIPIWIFSFLPDPAKTRNFLILGRIWMKVYMTLIFCPVFRKGKQYFEKGKVYVVVCNHNSFVDVLVATPGIPGTNKTLAKHDLVNVPIFGMMYKIGGIIVNRNDDLSRKQSFEHMRNALKMGMHMALFPEGTRNRTPFPLKRFYDGAFALAIETQTPIIPSLIFHTRKILVPDKFFFALPHRIDYHFLPPVETKGLTKEDLPALKEKIFMMMWDHYLAHGGAEDLTAVPTPA
- the ung gene encoding uracil-DNA glycosylase, coding for MDVKIESSWKEALKDEFQKSYFEQIVMSLKHEKASGKTIYPPGNLIFNAFDKTPFDKVKVVILGQDPYHGPGQAHGLCFSVQKGVKPPPSLVNIYKEMNTDLGIPIADTGDLTPWAENGVLLLNAMLTVRAGEPASHSKIGWENFTDAVIKRLSDTKEGLVFLLWGKFAQDKQVLIDATRHYILKAAHPSPFSVDKGFYGCRHFSKTNEILVKQGKEPVNWQL